In the genome of Geotrypetes seraphini chromosome 16, aGeoSer1.1, whole genome shotgun sequence, one region contains:
- the LOC117349787 gene encoding olfactory receptor 1038-like, with translation MAYDRYVAICKPLHYSLIMSKRICISLVAASWISGCLDEIPVVVIISQFSFCGSNEINHFYCDPSALLKLSCSGTRNFEILMLSEGPFLAVLPFLLTLSSYIFIIRAILTIRSAAGKHKAFSTCSSHLTVVLLFYGTVLCIYMRPNSMHSPETDKIFSLLYTVLIPMLNPIIYTLRNQEVQKALKNLIFRK, from the coding sequence ATGGCCTATGACCGTTATGTAGCAATATGCAAACCCCTGCATTACTCTCTCATCATGAGCAAAAGGATTTGCATATCACTGGTGGCCGCATCCTGGATATCGGGCTGTTTGGATGAAATTCCTGTGGTGGTTATCATATCTCAGTTCTCCTTCTGTGGTTCCAATGAGATTAACCATTTTTACTGTGACCCCAGTGCACTGCTAAAACTCTCCTGCAGTGGTACGCGCAACTTTGAAATACTAATGCTTTCGGAAGGGCCATTTCTGGCTGTCTTGCCCTTTCTCTTAACTCTGTCATCCTACATTTTTATCATTAGGGCCATCTTGACAATCCGCTCTGCTGCAGGGAAGCAtaaggctttctccacctgctcctCCCACCTCACTGTTGTCCTGCTATTCTATGGGACTGTCTTATGCATCTACATGAGGCCCAATTCAATGCATTCACCAGAGACAGACAAGATATTTTCCCTTCTATATACAGTGCTCATTCCCATGCTAAACCCCATAATTTATACCCTGAGGAATCAAGAAGTTCAAAAAGCCCTGAAAAATCTCATCTTTAGAAAATAA